Proteins encoded together in one uncultured Desulfosarcina sp. window:
- a CDS encoding DUF2066 domain-containing protein, with protein MFKHDTMKKWIGAVGLLVVMAFVPAAGHGASRPVVKQVNVLGTAVVHGNELVEARQNAVDDALVAAVGQVVLEMLTGETVVRRFKVINDNLLERPKEYIQNYRVLTESVLKDTIHTLVQVDISVDRVSRDLSRLGLALSGTAYPHILFMMAEKNATDADFACWWGDRRMQQRTISEAAMAEALRASGFVVIDTPDVSTPMGLPVTVSEEQMAALGKRLGADIVVAGSGTAAPAPNTLGASTAYEAVVEAQAFSVQSGKPVARTRQKFVVSGQDAFAGGREALSGAGAAAGDALAHQIMVAWQQEQDRSAAIHVEVEGTGGHIASFVRLRTAIATLSGVKDLKMREMSSDKAVMAVSYQGTARSLADALLLKTFEGFGLDIYEVTAEVVRIRLVHQ; from the coding sequence ATGTTCAAACACGATACGATGAAAAAATGGATCGGGGCCGTTGGCCTGCTGGTTGTTATGGCGTTTGTCCCTGCTGCCGGCCATGGGGCATCCCGGCCGGTGGTCAAACAGGTGAACGTGCTGGGTACCGCCGTTGTCCATGGAAATGAATTGGTCGAAGCCCGGCAGAACGCCGTCGACGATGCCCTGGTCGCCGCGGTGGGGCAGGTGGTCCTGGAGATGCTGACCGGCGAAACCGTGGTTCGGCGGTTCAAGGTGATCAACGACAACCTTCTGGAAAGACCCAAAGAATATATCCAAAATTACCGGGTGCTGACCGAGTCGGTGTTAAAAGATACCATCCACACACTGGTGCAGGTGGACATCTCCGTGGACCGGGTCAGCCGCGATCTTTCCCGGTTGGGTTTGGCCCTGTCCGGAACGGCGTATCCGCATATTCTTTTCATGATGGCCGAAAAGAACGCCACCGATGCAGATTTTGCCTGCTGGTGGGGAGACCGCCGCATGCAACAGCGGACGATCAGCGAAGCGGCGATGGCTGAAGCTCTGCGGGCAAGCGGATTCGTTGTTATCGATACACCCGATGTCAGCACGCCGATGGGACTGCCCGTAACAGTATCCGAAGAACAGATGGCGGCCCTTGGCAAACGCCTGGGCGCTGATATCGTGGTGGCCGGCAGCGGTACGGCCGCCCCGGCACCCAATACCTTGGGCGCCAGTACCGCCTATGAAGCGGTTGTCGAAGCGCAGGCCTTCAGCGTCCAAAGCGGCAAACCGGTTGCCCGCACGCGTCAGAAGTTTGTGGTTTCCGGCCAGGATGCGTTTGCGGGCGGCCGCGAGGCCCTGTCCGGAGCCGGTGCCGCAGCCGGCGATGCGCTGGCCCATCAGATCATGGTGGCCTGGCAGCAGGAACAGGATCGCAGCGCCGCCATCCATGTGGAGGTGGAAGGCACCGGCGGCCATATTGCCAGCTTCGTGCGTCTGAGGACCGCCATCGCCACCCTGTCCGGCGTCAAGGACTTGAAGATGCGTGAAATGTCCAGCGACAAGGCCGTTATGGCCGTTAGCTATCAGGGGACGGCACGATCCCTGGCCGACGCTTTGCTGCTGAAAACGTTCGAAGGCTTCGGTCTCGATATCTACGAGGTGACCGCCGAGGTCGTCCGCATTCGGCTGGTGCACCAGTGA
- a CDS encoding heavy metal-binding domain-containing protein, translating to MIDLIIFLILLALGYGAGTWAEKRHYRSIAQREEATINLPAVTLKSVAVPENKIRDSRLVYGSAVISVDYFKRILAGLRNIFGGKVKSYESLVDRARREALLRMKEMAGDATVIVNVRIETSAIGKQSRRKNIGCLEAMAYGTALTVEE from the coding sequence ATGATTGACCTGATTATTTTTCTGATACTGCTGGCTTTAGGTTACGGTGCCGGCACCTGGGCGGAAAAACGGCACTACCGCTCCATCGCCCAGCGCGAAGAAGCCACCATCAACCTGCCCGCCGTCACGTTGAAATCCGTGGCCGTCCCGGAAAACAAAATCCGGGACAGTCGGCTGGTTTATGGCAGTGCGGTTATTTCGGTGGATTATTTCAAACGCATCCTGGCCGGTCTGCGCAATATTTTCGGCGGCAAGGTCAAATCCTACGAAAGTCTGGTGGACCGGGCCCGCCGGGAGGCCCTGCTGCGCATGAAGGAGATGGCCGGGGACGCCACGGTGATCGTCAACGTCCGCATCGAGACGTCCGCCATCGGCAAGCAATCCAGACGCAAGAATATCGGCTGCCTGGAAGCCATGGCCTATGGAACGGCGCTAACCGTGGAGGAATAG
- the cmoB gene encoding tRNA 5-methoxyuridine(34)/uridine 5-oxyacetic acid(34) synthase CmoB produces the protein MNHLERLGDDPVIGAYLPDLIRRVDRKTAEISGRNKKGRELEEALQGLPQTVPSSVDVDRDRIRIGVADDLDKSRQEALFNALCRLKPWRKGPFDIFGVNLDSEWNSAIKWNRLDEHLGPQRGKRILDIGSSNGYYIFRMVAREPALVMGIEPHLNYYFQFLALARYLPFANLFNLPLKLEELPALKACFDTVLCMGILYHRRSPLDTLLQIRERMVPGGLLVLETLVLEGEDEMALFPEKRYAKMNNVFFIPTVACLGHWLRRTGFGDVRCVDISKTTMEEQRKTKWIDTQSLEDFLDPVDPARTVEGYPAPVRAMVLATADGS, from the coding sequence ATGAACCACCTGGAGCGCCTGGGCGATGATCCCGTGATCGGGGCTTATCTGCCGGACCTGATCCGCCGGGTGGATCGGAAAACGGCGGAGATATCGGGTCGCAACAAAAAGGGCCGGGAACTGGAAGAGGCGCTGCAAGGCCTGCCTCAAACGGTGCCGTCTTCCGTCGATGTGGACCGGGATCGGATACGGATCGGTGTTGCCGATGATCTCGACAAAAGCCGTCAAGAGGCGCTTTTCAACGCCCTGTGCCGGCTGAAACCCTGGCGGAAAGGACCTTTTGACATTTTCGGCGTGAACCTGGACAGCGAGTGGAACAGCGCCATTAAATGGAACCGGCTGGACGAACACCTGGGACCACAGCGCGGCAAGCGGATTCTGGACATCGGTTCCAGCAACGGCTACTATATATTCCGCATGGTCGCCCGTGAACCGGCCCTGGTCATGGGGATCGAACCCCATCTCAACTACTACTTCCAGTTCCTGGCCCTGGCGCGCTACCTGCCCTTTGCCAACCTGTTTAATCTACCTTTGAAACTGGAAGAACTGCCGGCGTTGAAGGCCTGCTTCGACACAGTGCTGTGCATGGGTATCCTCTATCACCGCCGATCCCCCTTGGACACCTTGCTGCAAATCCGCGAGCGCATGGTCCCCGGGGGACTACTGGTGCTGGAGACTCTGGTTCTGGAAGGCGAAGACGAAATGGCCCTGTTTCCCGAAAAGCGCTATGCCAAAATGAACAATGTCTTTTTCATACCCACGGTCGCCTGCCTGGGCCACTGGCTGCGGCGCACAGGGTTCGGCGATGTACGCTGCGTGGACATCTCCAAAACCACCATGGAAGAGCAGCGCAAAACAAAATGGATCGACACCCAGAGCCTGGAGGATTTTCTCGATCCCGTAGATCCCGCCCGAACCGTAGAGGGCTACCCCGCGCCGGTGCGGGCCATGGTATTGGCCACCGCCGACGGTTCCTGA
- a CDS encoding CDP-alcohol phosphatidyltransferase family protein — MNSGRSNAVVNIPNILTLARLLMTPLFVILLLRGHLPLALVVFGLAGVSDGLDGFVARWFNQRTLVGAYLDPVADKVLLVSSFVCLAIQGLVPEWLTVIVLSRDVLIVIGIAIFSLTEKPYRIRPSMVSKCTTVSQFSVVAVSLLASSFSGFYTLKIPLVWIAGALTVVSGFHYVYVGVQILQQEA, encoded by the coding sequence ATGAACAGCGGGCGGTCCAACGCAGTCGTCAACATTCCCAATATCCTGACGCTGGCCCGCTTGTTGATGACGCCGCTGTTCGTCATTCTGCTGTTGCGGGGACACCTGCCCCTGGCACTGGTGGTTTTCGGCCTGGCAGGTGTCAGCGACGGGTTGGATGGCTTTGTCGCCCGCTGGTTTAACCAGAGAACCCTTGTGGGCGCCTATTTGGATCCGGTGGCGGACAAGGTTCTTCTGGTTTCCTCTTTCGTATGCTTGGCCATTCAGGGACTTGTTCCCGAATGGCTGACGGTGATCGTGCTTTCCCGGGACGTTCTGATCGTCATCGGAATCGCCATTTTTTCCCTTACGGAAAAGCCGTACCGGATTCGACCCAGTATGGTCAGCAAGTGCACTACGGTATCCCAGTTCAGCGTTGTGGCCGTTTCTCTGCTGGCATCCTCTTTTTCCGGTTTTTATACGCTGAAGATCCCCCTGGTTTGGATCGCCGGCGCCCTGACGGTGGTTTCCGGGTTTCATTACGTCTATGTCGGCGTCCAGATTCTTCAACAGGAGGCCTAA
- a CDS encoding DNA ligase produces the protein MITRFVRTAIAALALIGCFPVLLSAGPPLLQHPGTYTGNQDVVGWLMSEKLDGIRGYWDGKQLLTRQGRVIHAPGWFTENFPPFALDGELWRKRNDFAFVQKTVLDAVPSKNWREITYNIFEVPGAGGDFPTRLDKAGRWFDVHPAIHVRIIEQIRCQGTDHLDAFLKNIESMGGEGIVIKDPSLPFQAGRNAHVLKVKNFSDMEGTVIAHNPGKGQFEGMLGSLTLRLENGIQFKLGTGFTMSQRKAPPPIGALVTFKYYGFTRNGVPRFASFMRVRRD, from the coding sequence ATGATTACAAGGTTCGTTCGCACCGCAATTGCCGCATTGGCCCTGATTGGCTGTTTTCCAGTACTGCTGTCGGCGGGGCCGCCGCTGCTTCAGCATCCGGGCACGTACACGGGCAACCAAGACGTTGTCGGCTGGCTGATGAGTGAAAAGCTGGACGGCATTCGCGGGTACTGGGACGGAAAACAGCTGTTGACCCGCCAGGGCCGGGTAATTCATGCGCCGGGATGGTTCACCGAAAACTTCCCGCCTTTTGCCCTGGACGGGGAACTGTGGCGCAAGCGAAACGATTTTGCTTTCGTTCAAAAAACCGTTCTGGATGCGGTCCCTTCAAAGAACTGGCGGGAAATCACTTACAATATCTTCGAAGTGCCGGGGGCTGGCGGTGATTTTCCAACCCGTCTGGACAAAGCCGGCCGATGGTTTGATGTCCATCCGGCAATCCATGTCCGCATTATCGAGCAAATCAGGTGTCAGGGCACGGATCACCTGGATGCTTTTCTAAAAAACATCGAATCCATGGGCGGCGAAGGCATCGTGATTAAGGATCCGAGCCTTCCGTTTCAGGCCGGCCGCAATGCCCATGTTTTGAAAGTGAAAAATTTCAGCGACATGGAAGGGACCGTGATTGCCCACAATCCCGGAAAAGGGCAATTCGAAGGCATGCTGGGGAGCCTTACTCTGCGGCTGGAAAACGGCATCCAATTCAAGCTCGGCACCGGGTTTACAATGTCCCAGCGCAAGGCCCCGCCGCCCATCGGTGCATTGGTAACGTTTAAGTACTACGGATTCACCCGTAACGGGGTGCCGAGGTTTGCGTCGTTCATGCGGGTCAGGCGGGATTGA
- the sat gene encoding sulfate adenylyltransferase produces MSNLIPPHGGKGLTVCLLEGAELEAEKKKAEGLKKVEISPRVKGDLIMIGIGGFSPLAGFMTKADWKGVCENFLMADGTFWPVPVCLDVSKEDADAIADGDEIALYDPKGDEIMATMKVTEKFELTDADKKWECEKVFMGEGTPTAEEFWKIAEEDHPGVQMVMNQKQFNLAGPVKVLSEGNYPTKYAGVYHRPAESRKLFEDRGWSEVAALQLRNPMHRSHEYLCKIAVEVCDGVYIHSLVGNLKPGDIPAEVRVKCIDALVKNYFVEQNVIQGGYPLDMRYAGPREGLLHAAFRQNYGCSKMIIGRDHAGVGDFYGMFEAQTIFDKIPTPEGGKGLLCQPLKIDWTFYCYKCDGMASLRTCPHAKEDRVLLSGTMLRKMLSEGGELPDHFGRDEVVAILREYYEGLTEKVEIKTHKAATGD; encoded by the coding sequence ATGTCCAATCTTATTCCCCCCCATGGCGGCAAAGGCCTCACTGTCTGTCTGCTCGAAGGCGCTGAACTGGAAGCCGAAAAGAAAAAAGCCGAAGGTCTCAAGAAGGTAGAGATCTCCCCGCGCGTCAAGGGTGACCTGATCATGATCGGCATCGGCGGCTTCAGCCCCCTGGCCGGTTTCATGACCAAAGCCGATTGGAAAGGCGTTTGCGAAAATTTCCTGATGGCTGACGGTACATTCTGGCCGGTGCCGGTGTGCCTGGACGTCTCCAAAGAAGACGCCGATGCCATTGCCGACGGCGACGAAATCGCACTCTACGATCCCAAAGGCGACGAAATCATGGCCACCATGAAGGTCACCGAAAAGTTCGAGCTGACCGATGCCGACAAGAAATGGGAATGCGAGAAGGTCTTCATGGGTGAAGGCACCCCGACGGCCGAAGAGTTCTGGAAGATCGCCGAAGAGGATCACCCCGGCGTCCAGATGGTCATGAACCAGAAACAGTTCAACCTGGCCGGCCCGGTCAAGGTCCTCAGCGAAGGTAACTACCCGACCAAATACGCCGGCGTCTACCATCGCCCGGCCGAATCGCGCAAGCTGTTCGAAGATCGTGGCTGGAGCGAAGTGGCTGCCCTGCAGTTGCGCAACCCCATGCATCGCAGCCATGAATACCTGTGCAAGATCGCCGTGGAAGTATGCGACGGCGTTTACATCCACAGCCTGGTCGGCAACCTGAAACCCGGCGACATTCCCGCCGAAGTTCGCGTGAAATGCATCGACGCCCTGGTGAAAAACTACTTCGTCGAGCAGAACGTCATCCAGGGCGGCTACCCGCTGGATATGCGTTACGCCGGTCCCCGTGAAGGCCTCCTGCACGCCGCCTTCCGTCAGAACTATGGCTGCTCCAAGATGATCATCGGCCGTGACCACGCCGGCGTGGGCGATTTCTACGGTATGTTCGAAGCCCAGACCATCTTCGACAAGATCCCGACCCCCGAGGGCGGCAAAGGCCTGCTCTGCCAGCCGTTGAAGATCGACTGGACCTTCTACTGCTACAAGTGCGACGGCATGGCCTCCCTGCGGACCTGCCCGCATGCCAAGGAAGACCGCGTACTGCTCTCCGGCACCATGCTGCGCAAGATGCTTTCCGAAGGCGGCGAACTGCCTGATCACTTCGGCCGCGACGAAGTTGTCGCCATTCTGCGTGAGTACTACGAAGGCCTCACCGAGAAGGTAGAGATCAAGACCCACAAGGCTGCCACCGGCGACTAA
- a CDS encoding sulfite exporter TauE/SafE family protein, translated as MTTILLMYTLVGAIAGVLAGLLGIGGGLVIVPMLVFCFVRQGIPEATIMHLALGTSLASIMFTAVSSFRAHHKRGAVHWDVVRKIVIGIFTGTFMGSYIAAQLSTRFLKGFFVVFLYYVAVQMLTGKKPKPTRQIPGRTAMFGVGNVIGVVSSLVGIGGGTLSVPFMIWCNMPVHHAIGTSAAIGFPIAIAGTIGYIVNGWSVSGLPDFSLGYIYLPALVGIVVTSVLTAPLGVRLAHSLPVDRLKRVFAVLLLVVGTRMLISII; from the coding sequence ATGACGACGATTCTATTAATGTACACCCTGGTCGGCGCCATCGCCGGCGTCCTGGCCGGACTGCTTGGAATCGGCGGAGGCCTGGTCATCGTGCCCATGCTGGTGTTCTGCTTCGTTCGCCAGGGCATCCCCGAGGCTACGATCATGCACCTGGCGTTAGGCACTTCGCTGGCCAGCATCATGTTCACGGCCGTGTCCAGCTTTCGCGCCCACCACAAACGCGGCGCGGTGCACTGGGATGTGGTGCGCAAAATCGTTATCGGCATCTTCACGGGGACCTTTATGGGCAGCTACATCGCCGCCCAGTTGTCCACCCGGTTCCTCAAAGGTTTTTTCGTCGTGTTCCTTTATTACGTGGCCGTTCAGATGCTGACCGGCAAGAAGCCCAAGCCGACGCGCCAGATTCCCGGGCGTACGGCCATGTTCGGGGTGGGCAATGTCATCGGTGTGGTGTCGAGCCTGGTGGGAATCGGCGGCGGGACCCTTTCGGTGCCGTTCATGATCTGGTGCAACATGCCGGTTCACCACGCCATCGGCACCTCGGCGGCCATCGGCTTTCCCATCGCCATTGCCGGCACCATCGGCTATATCGTCAACGGCTGGTCGGTTTCGGGACTGCCCGATTTCTCCCTGGGATACATCTACCTGCCGGCGCTGGTAGGCATCGTGGTCACCAGCGTGCTGACCGCCCCTTTGGGCGTACGCCTGGCCCACAGCCTGCCGGTGGACCGTCTGAAACGGGTTTTTGCCGTTCTGCTGCTGGTGGTGGGGACCCGGATGCTGATCAGTATCATTTGA
- a CDS encoding lysophospholipid acyltransferase family protein, producing the protein MSNRVISIFFLTFIGLTSAVFFVIALSIWVLTVFFDRRLVLLHLFSSFWASLYLWLMPAWSVHVAGRRKPAWQRHFVIVSNHQSQLDILVAFRLFIPFKWVSKAEVFNLPFIGWNMRLNRYIKLKRGDKAGIARMFVDCEKALSQGNSIFMFPEGTRSKTGDLKDFKPGAFVLAKKMGVPILPVAINGTHAALPKYSLNFHGRQHMSIRVLDPILPEQFADLSVEALSDKVHRTIAAALEKLPAA; encoded by the coding sequence ATGAGCAACCGAGTGATCTCCATTTTCTTTTTGACTTTTATCGGCCTGACCTCTGCCGTCTTTTTTGTCATTGCCCTGTCCATATGGGTCCTCACCGTTTTCTTTGACAGGCGGCTGGTGCTGCTGCACCTGTTTTCCTCCTTCTGGGCCTCTTTGTACCTGTGGCTCATGCCAGCCTGGTCGGTTCATGTGGCGGGCCGGCGAAAACCCGCCTGGCAGCGTCATTTCGTCATCGTTTCCAACCACCAGTCCCAATTGGACATCCTGGTGGCATTCCGCCTTTTCATTCCTTTTAAATGGGTGTCCAAGGCCGAGGTATTCAATCTTCCGTTCATCGGGTGGAACATGCGGCTGAATCGCTATATCAAGCTCAAACGGGGGGACAAGGCCGGCATTGCCCGGATGTTTGTCGATTGCGAAAAGGCCCTTTCCCAAGGGAACTCAATTTTCATGTTTCCCGAAGGCACCCGTTCGAAAACCGGCGATCTCAAGGATTTCAAGCCGGGGGCCTTCGTCCTGGCCAAAAAGATGGGCGTGCCCATTCTGCCGGTGGCGATCAACGGCACCCACGCCGCCCTGCCCAAGTACAGCCTCAATTTTCACGGCCGGCAGCATATGTCCATCCGGGTGCTGGACCCCATTTTACCCGAACAGTTTGCCGATTTGTCGGTAGAAGCGTTGTCGGACAAGGTCCACCGGACGATTGCAGCGGCCCTTGAAAAATTGCCCGCCGCCTGA
- a CDS encoding M48 family metallopeptidase, which translates to MKFTARRIPTNVNVSRTHPLKEFAILAGGLLAIAAGLYLALGLAVDLIVPRISMNLEKKLAGAFVGRLAESDQVSDATQSVQALVDRLQSRCAPVPYAITVHVQQADAVNAAALPGGHMVVFTGLLKEMTSENELAFVLAHELGHFAHRDHLRGLGRALVLLTVSTVLLGADNDINGMIGQGMQFTELNFSRTQETRADEFALETLACHYGHVTGATDFFAKIPTEADPGRFGHYFASHPENRRRIEHLKTMARQRGYPSGELRPLPAELTVRDASSP; encoded by the coding sequence GTGAAGTTCACCGCCCGGCGCATCCCGACCAACGTCAACGTATCCCGTACCCATCCCCTCAAGGAGTTTGCCATTCTGGCCGGGGGCCTGCTGGCCATCGCCGCGGGCCTTTATCTGGCCCTGGGCCTGGCCGTGGATCTGATCGTTCCCCGGATCTCCATGAATCTGGAAAAAAAGCTGGCCGGGGCTTTCGTGGGCCGGTTGGCGGAATCGGACCAGGTTTCCGACGCCACGCAAAGCGTGCAGGCCCTGGTAGACCGGCTGCAATCCCGGTGCGCCCCTGTGCCTTACGCCATTACCGTCCATGTCCAGCAGGCCGACGCCGTCAACGCCGCGGCCCTGCCCGGTGGTCACATGGTGGTCTTTACCGGTTTGCTGAAAGAAATGACTTCGGAAAATGAACTGGCCTTCGTCCTGGCCCATGAGTTGGGCCATTTCGCCCATCGAGACCACTTGCGGGGGCTGGGGCGGGCGCTGGTGCTGCTGACCGTATCCACTGTCCTGCTGGGTGCGGACAACGACATCAACGGCATGATCGGTCAGGGCATGCAGTTCACCGAATTGAACTTTTCGCGAACCCAGGAAACCCGGGCCGACGAATTTGCCCTGGAAACCCTGGCCTGCCATTACGGCCATGTGACCGGCGCCACGGACTTTTTCGCGAAGATTCCCACAGAAGCCGATCCGGGCCGCTTCGGCCACTATTTCGCCTCTCACCCGGAAAACCGCCGGCGCATCGAGCATCTGAAAACGATGGCCCGTCAGCGAGGCTACCCTTCCGGCGAATTGCGCCCCCTGCCGGCGGAGTTGACGGTCCGAGACGCATCGTCCCCGTAA
- a CDS encoding PilT/PilU family type 4a pilus ATPase gives MVDDSNASGPRKTKKRRIGEELIDDGLINADQLQQVLKRQAQAGGKLGSILIEMGFVALDDLLELLSRKFGVPGVNLYQRRIAGDVLQMMPIEKMAALRVLPLAVEQQSLVLAMSNPQDFSVISELEFSLGKKIQPVVMPAFMIESAIRYVRANPGAGLQGEALSEMVEMEKGEKSPKLEALLRYLKKTNANDMIFSAGSPPSIKIANTLKRLAIPALTPEDCQNYAREMLTDEGWATFSEKTDHEFSVSYPDIGRFRGALYRQRESVSIVLRPIMDEVPELPQLNLPEWIAQFALRPQGLILISSPSGHGKTTTLSAMVDIINSRRGCHIITLEDPVEYLHAHKKSNISQREIGRDVESFAQGMRHILRQSPDVIVVGEMRDRETFRIALQAANSGHLVLSTAHSDNATSIIERIVNMFEPYEQHLIRLTLAESLLLSISQRLVARKDGKGRILALEHFINSNRMRGFVRDAKTHHIRTQMQTGSDDFSNIDISLAKQVRKGLIRLEDGLNHSEDEAFFRSLIQAHTPA, from the coding sequence ATGGTTGACGACTCGAATGCCAGCGGCCCACGAAAAACCAAGAAGCGAAGAATCGGCGAAGAATTGATCGATGACGGCCTTATCAATGCCGATCAACTCCAGCAGGTATTGAAAAGGCAGGCCCAGGCCGGCGGCAAGCTGGGTTCCATTTTGATCGAAATGGGATTCGTGGCGTTGGACGATCTGCTCGAACTGCTGAGCAGGAAGTTTGGCGTGCCGGGCGTGAACCTGTACCAGCGCAGGATCGCCGGAGATGTGCTCCAGATGATGCCGATTGAAAAAATGGCCGCCCTCCGGGTCCTCCCCCTTGCGGTGGAACAGCAGTCGTTGGTCCTGGCCATGTCCAACCCCCAGGATTTCTCCGTCATCAGCGAATTGGAATTTTCCCTCGGTAAGAAAATTCAGCCGGTTGTCATGCCGGCTTTCATGATCGAAAGTGCTATACGCTATGTCCGTGCCAACCCGGGGGCGGGGCTTCAGGGTGAGGCATTGTCCGAAATGGTGGAGATGGAGAAAGGGGAAAAATCGCCCAAACTGGAGGCGTTGCTGCGCTACCTGAAAAAAACCAACGCCAACGATATGATTTTTTCGGCAGGATCGCCGCCTTCCATCAAGATTGCCAATACGTTGAAACGGTTGGCCATCCCCGCACTCACGCCGGAGGATTGCCAGAACTATGCCCGCGAGATGCTCACCGATGAAGGGTGGGCCACTTTTTCGGAGAAGACGGACCATGAATTTTCCGTCTCCTACCCGGACATCGGACGGTTTCGAGGGGCGCTTTACCGTCAGCGCGAATCTGTGAGCATTGTCCTGCGCCCGATCATGGACGAGGTTCCGGAACTGCCGCAATTGAACCTTCCGGAATGGATTGCGCAATTTGCCTTGCGCCCACAGGGATTGATTCTGATTTCCAGTCCATCGGGGCATGGAAAAACAACCACCCTTTCGGCGATGGTGGATATCATCAACTCCCGCCGGGGATGTCATATCATCACCCTGGAAGATCCGGTGGAATACCTGCACGCGCACAAGAAAAGCAACATCAGCCAGCGGGAGATCGGACGGGATGTGGAATCGTTTGCCCAGGGCATGCGCCATATTTTGCGGCAAAGCCCGGATGTCATCGTGGTCGGCGAAATGCGGGATCGGGAGACGTTTCGAATCGCATTGCAGGCTGCCAATTCCGGCCACCTGGTCCTGTCGACCGCGCATTCCGACAACGCCACATCCATTATCGAACGTATCGTGAATATGTTCGAGCCTTATGAGCAGCACCTGATCCGCCTGACCCTGGCCGAATCCCTGCTGCTCTCCATTTCCCAAAGGCTGGTGGCCAGAAAGGACGGCAAAGGCCGAATCCTGGCCCTGGAACACTTTATCAACAGCAATCGGATGAGGGGTTTCGTGCGGGATGCCAAGACCCACCATATCCGGACCCAGATGCAGACCGGAAGCGACGATTTTTCGAATATCGACATTTCCTTGGCCAAGCAGGTCCGAAAAGGATTGATCCGCCTGGAGGATGGATTGAATCACAGTGAGGACGAAGCCTTTTTCCGCAGCCTGATTCAAGCGCACACCCCCGCATAA
- a CDS encoding YbjQ family protein, with protein sequence MSDRYTVIFEGRVMPGKNVDMVKERLKSALKTDDQGLARLFTGSPVAVRKSTDKATAEKYTKVFAAAGAFCEIRKDEPSGAPQAPPRADDPAPQAGPPATPEPADPPPAPPASQVKTHYITTSDGGKMVITNIETVPGKTVTEHFGLVSGSTIRAKHIGRDFMAGLKNLVGGELKGYTQLLQESRQQAMDRMIEEARLLGANAIVNVRFSTSSVAQGAAELYAYGTAVKVQ encoded by the coding sequence ATGAGTGACCGCTACACCGTTATCTTCGAAGGCAGAGTCATGCCCGGGAAAAACGTGGACATGGTCAAGGAACGCTTGAAGTCGGCGTTGAAGACCGACGATCAGGGGCTCGCCAGGCTGTTCACCGGCAGTCCGGTAGCCGTACGCAAGTCCACGGACAAGGCCACCGCCGAGAAGTACACAAAGGTGTTTGCAGCTGCCGGGGCCTTCTGCGAAATCCGCAAGGACGAGCCTTCCGGAGCCCCGCAAGCGCCCCCCCGTGCCGATGATCCGGCCCCGCAAGCCGGCCCACCGGCAACACCGGAGCCCGCCGACCCGCCGCCGGCGCCACCCGCTTCCCAAGTGAAGACGCACTATATCACGACATCGGATGGAGGAAAAATGGTAATCACGAATATCGAGACGGTTCCCGGCAAGACGGTGACGGAACATTTCGGCCTGGTTTCCGGCAGCACCATCCGGGCCAAGCACATCGGCCGCGATTTCATGGCCGGCTTGAAAAACCTCGTGGGCGGCGAACTCAAGGGCTACACCCAACTGCTCCAGGAGTCCCGCCAGCAGGCCATGGACCGCATGATCGAAGAGGCCCGTCTTTTAGGCGCCAATGCCATCGTCAACGTCCGCTTCTCCACCTCTTCCGTGGCCCAGGGGGCGGCCGAGCTTTACGCTTACGGCACCGCGGTCAAGGTGCAATAG